CTATCCCCTTTAATCCGCTTCGCTCCCTTACCAGATCTACGTACTTGCATACTTCAGTAGTGCTAGCTCCAGTCTCGTTCAAAGCCTCAGAATATAACAGGTATAAATCTGCTAAACGCAAAATTGGATAAGCATAGTCATATACTGTATAAACATTCGATGCAGCATATACATTACGGTAACTCACCAACTTCTTTGGCGTGTAACCTGTAATCGAGTATCCTGAGGGATTAGCTGGCTGGCAATTTCCACCAACACGATAGCTGGTACTGAATGTTTTGCTATCATCAGTATGACTACTCATAAAATAGCGTCCGCCATCAAAAGATAATGCCGCATAAAACCGGTCTTCCCTGTCAAAATGCAACCCAATTGTTGTATAACCTGGAGTTAAGTTGTACATATATGCGGAAGTTCCTGCCGGCACTGTCCTCAACGCAAACCGTGCACTGTAGTCATAGTTCTTATCCTCCTCTATCGGAACCCCATTCTTACTGTAAAAAAGTAATGCAACATTGATTGTAGGTGAAATAAAACCACCTAAAATGGTGTTATTCACTAATGCAGGATCATAACTCCTTACAGTTACCGAACGCTGGAATACCGAGTTTGCACTATTGGCATTATTTACCCATATCTGCTCGGTGTTCCCCTCTCTCTCAGCAACTGCTTCTCTGTAATTCATTTGATTTTTTGTCGTTTGCTGAGGCGCAGGGTTCATCGTAAATGGAGGTGTCCATTTGAATAGCCTTCTTCCATGTTCTTCCGAAAAATTCACCGCTACTTCACAGGCATTCTTTGCAGCAGCCCACTTTTCCGCGCTATACACAGGGTTAAAAAACGGAACATTTTGCTGGTTTACAAAACCCGGGTAATCCTTGTTGCCATTAAAAAGCGGACTCGCCGCCGTAACTAAGATTTCGGCCTTCATTGAATAGGCAACCAGCTTAGTAATCCTACCATTTTCCAATACAGAACCGGTAATATCATCAGGTAAATCCTCTATAGAAGCATCAATTAATCCAACAATATAGCGAATACATTCGTCTACAGGTTTACGTTCAATTTGTGTAGCTTCTGAATCAGAGAAGGCCTCTATATTCTTATCCATAATATGCACAGGACCATACATTTTCAATAAAAAGTAATGGTAATAAGCTTTCAGAAAAGTTACCTCTGCAGCCCACTTTTTGATTTCAGAAGAGTCCATATCAGGTACATTATAAATGTTTTCTAAAAACACATTACAATCTCGAATGCCTGCCCATAAGTTCTTACCCTGCTGTGTTCCTTCCCAATAATTATTTAGTGGTTTATTTGATCCTTGTCCTCCTCTTGCTATGTACCAGTTACCATAAGTACCTTCCTGATAATTGGCAGTGGAGTTTAGCCAGGCTTCATCACCAGCCAGCATAGCCGTATTGGATTGATTGTCAAAACCTGCAGGCATCCAACT
This is a stretch of genomic DNA from Candidatus Pedobacter colombiensis. It encodes these proteins:
- a CDS encoding RagB/SusD family nutrient uptake outer membrane protein; the encoded protein is MKKILIAGLVIICSILFSACNKFMDIVPDNVPRLENAFAMRTMAERYLFTCYSWMPAGFDNQSNTAMLAGDEAWLNSTANYQEGTYGNWYIARGGQGSNKPLNNYWEGTQQGKNLWAGIRDCNVFLENIYNVPDMDSSEIKKWAAEVTFLKAYYHYFLLKMYGPVHIMDKNIEAFSDSEATQIERKPVDECIRYIVGLIDASIEDLPDDITGSVLENGRITKLVAYSMKAEILVTAASPLFNGNKDYPGFVNQQNVPFFNPVYSAEKWAAAKNACEVAVNFSEEHGRRLFKWTPPFTMNPAPQQTTKNQMNYREAVAEREGNTEQIWVNNANSANSVFQRSVTVRSYDPALVNNTILGGFISPTINVALLFYSKNGVPIEEDKNYDYSARFALRTVPAGTSAYMYNLTPGYTTIGLHFDREDRFYAALSFDGGRYFMSSHTDDSKTFSTSYRVGGNCQPANPSGYSITGYTPKKLVSYRNVYAASNVYTVYDYAYPILRLADLYLLYSEALNETGASTTEVCKYVDLVRERSGLKGIVDSWNSFSKNPGKPKTKEGLREIILRERSIELMFEGKRFWDLLRTKTALQALNTNILGWNVREKDPELFYRPTNLFSRKFTQRDYLWPLSLNELRRNSKLTQNPGW